One genomic segment of Synechocystis sp. LKSZ1 includes these proteins:
- the bchL gene encoding ferredoxin:protochlorophyllide reductase (ATP-dependent) iron-sulfur ATP-binding protein, which translates to MTLTLAVYGKGGIGKSTTSCNISTALAKRGKKVLQIGCDPKHDSTFTLTGFLIPTIIDTLQEKDFHYEDIWPEDVIYQGYAGVHCVEAGGPPAGAGCGGYVVGETVKLLKELNAFDEYDVILFDVLGDVVCGGFAAPLNYADYCLIVTDNGFDALFAANRIAASVREKARTHPLRLAGLIGNRTAKRDLIDKYIEAVPMPVLEILPLIEDIRVSRVKGKTLFEMAETDPSLNYVCEYYLNIADQILAQPEGVVPKDAQDRDLFSLLSDFYLNADKPKVPSPEAELDLMMV; encoded by the coding sequence TTGACACTTACCCTTGCTGTGTACGGAAAAGGTGGAATTGGCAAATCAACCACCAGTTGCAATATCTCCACGGCCCTGGCCAAACGGGGCAAAAAAGTGCTTCAGATCGGCTGTGACCCTAAGCATGACAGTACTTTCACGCTAACGGGCTTTCTGATTCCCACCATCATTGATACATTGCAGGAGAAGGATTTTCACTACGAGGATATTTGGCCCGAGGATGTCATCTACCAAGGCTACGCCGGGGTTCATTGCGTTGAGGCGGGTGGCCCTCCGGCCGGAGCGGGCTGTGGTGGCTATGTGGTTGGAGAAACCGTTAAATTGCTAAAGGAACTTAACGCCTTTGATGAGTACGACGTTATTTTGTTTGATGTCCTGGGGGATGTAGTCTGCGGTGGTTTTGCGGCCCCCCTCAACTATGCCGACTACTGTTTAATCGTTACCGATAATGGCTTTGATGCCCTCTTTGCCGCCAATCGGATTGCGGCCTCTGTTCGGGAAAAGGCCCGTACCCATCCCCTACGCCTGGCCGGCCTAATCGGTAATCGCACCGCTAAACGGGATTTAATTGATAAATATATTGAAGCCGTTCCCATGCCGGTGCTGGAAATTCTGCCCCTCATCGAGGATATTCGGGTTTCGCGGGTGAAGGGAAAAACCCTCTTTGAAATGGCTGAAACCGATCCATCTCTAAACTATGTTTGTGAGTATTATCTCAACATTGCTGACCAAATTCTGGCCCAGCCGGAAGGTGTTGTTCCCAAGGATGCTCAAGATCGAGATTTATTTAGTTTACTGTCTGACTTTTATCTGAATGCTGATAAGCCCAAGGTTCCATCTCCAGAGGCAGAATTGGATTTAATGATGGTTTAA
- a CDS encoding phosphate ABC transporter permease: MLIPLTRETFDQVIPLIATGAQYAFVWGKARDFLRRLLISLLIVVSIWLLVLAFGHHGGGIELICYIIGGLYWFWSPVYVASLKNRTYRRFPYAGFWRGQVLDVFITEELVNKEQRANQLGELVVIENLERRINVEVGDDEGFQVIVQAPIKRLYKPITPGQTAELLVLSKQPDLERIDKVSDLYLPDLDLWVGSYPYLRRDIFRDISAEFGSPRPPRRPSLRPYR; this comes from the coding sequence ATGCTGATTCCCCTGACCCGCGAAACCTTTGACCAAGTCATTCCCCTAATTGCGACGGGGGCCCAATACGCCTTTGTCTGGGGCAAGGCGCGGGACTTTCTGCGGCGTCTTCTGATTTCTCTGCTGATCGTGGTTTCAATTTGGCTCTTGGTATTAGCCTTCGGCCATCATGGCGGCGGGATTGAATTAATTTGCTACATCATTGGTGGCCTCTACTGGTTTTGGTCGCCGGTTTACGTCGCCAGCCTCAAAAATAGAACCTATCGCCGTTTTCCCTACGCCGGATTTTGGCGAGGTCAGGTGCTGGATGTTTTTATCACGGAAGAATTGGTCAACAAAGAGCAACGGGCCAATCAGTTGGGAGAACTGGTGGTGATTGAAAACCTAGAACGACGCATCAATGTAGAAGTGGGGGATGACGAAGGTTTTCAGGTTATTGTGCAGGCCCCCATTAAACGTTTGTATAAACCTATCACCCCCGGCCAAACCGCAGAATTGTTGGTACTTTCCAAACAACCCGACCTAGAACGCATTGACAAGGTTAGTGACCTCTATTTACCTGACCTCGACCTCTGGGTAGGCAGTTATCCCTATCTTCGCCGTGATATTTTCCGGGACATCAGTGCTGAATTCGGTTCCCCGCGCCCTCCCCGTCGTCCTTCTCTACGCCCCTATCGTTAA